ACCGACCTGTCCGGCATCGCGCGTATCGGCTTCTGGGCGCTGCTTGCGCTCATCGGATTCGGGGTCGTGTTGATCTTCGTCCACATTCCCGGCGGCGCGGTCATCTATTCGATCCTCGGCCTGGTCGTCTTCGCAGGTCTGACGATGGTTGACTTCCAGCGCCTCCGGCGATCGACGGATATGGACTCGGCGCCGCTGATCGCCGCATCGATCTTCCTGGATGCGCTCAACGTGTTCTCGTTCTTCCTGCAGCTGTTTGGAGGCCGCGGCCGGGACTGAGAACCGCCCGCCCACCACATCAGCGAGTCGAGGCGCCGCCGTCGGCCGCCGCGGCTCTCGACGATCTCCCCTCACGTCTGGAAAGGCGGCCGGCGAAACGAGTCAGAATGAACCCTATGGACGCCCAAAAGCCGAAGATGACAACCCCACGCCTCCACACCGATCGGCACACCCCCCAACTCATTCCCCACCGGTTGTTGCGCGATAGTCAAGTCCACCATCCTGCCGTGGTGGAGGAGGCCAAGAGACGAAGCGAGAGACTTCACCTGCGGCTGGCCGACCGCATTACCGCGTTCGCGGGCTCGATGAGCTTCGTCTGGATTCACGCGGTCCTTTTCGCCGTGTGGATAGCGGCATTGGAAAAGTACTCGTGGCCGATACTTGCTTTGGTGGTTTCGCTCGAAGCGATCTTCCTGTCGACGTTCGTGATGATCGGCCAGAACCGCCAAGCCGCCTTCCAACAGGCTCAGGCCGACCACGACTTTGAGGCTCAGGAATTGGAGCTCAAAACCAACACGGACTTGACCCGCCAAATCCAGGTTCTCACCGAGGAATTGCATCGACACTTCATCGGCGGGGCCACCTAATGGCATCGATGCCGCCGCTGGGTGGGGGCCTAATCACATCCACCTGACGCTGACGCCATTGCCGGCTCGAGGTCACGTGTTCGGTTCATCGACTTCAACTCAGCGTCCGACGGTCAACTCGACTTCTTCCGGATCATTCTGGGCGATGAATGGCGAGATGGATGTCTGCCAGCTGATTCCTTCAAAAGGGCACGGCGGTCGCTATGGAAAAACGTGTACCCGGCGGTTAGAGCGCACACGATGGTGGCGATCGCCAACATCTGAGATCCGTTTGCAACCAAGCTAATAGACCCACCGATAGCTGCGCCGACGATGAAGCTTATATAAAGCAGAAGATATCCCAGCCACGCGGCCGCCGAGCCGCCACTGATATGACGTTCAATGCCCTGGCCCATCTTCACGAGGGTGCCGGTCACGTAGCTCAGCGGGGTTGACACCTCGCCGTCCTTGACAAATGAAGTGTTGAGGGCGCCAACTCCGAACGCAACAAAGAGAATTGGCGCGAAGGAGAGGTCACCCATTGCTGACCACCCGTGTGTGGCGATGCAGACGGCGGTGGCGGCGCCCAAGGACAAGGCGGTGAGGACCGTCGGGCCATGGGGATGCCCAACCCAGAGATGGCGTCTGCACAATGACGCAACCACCACGCCGCCGACGAAGGCCGCCAACAGCAGCACCGCCGATATGGCGCGCC
This genomic window from Mycobacterium saskatchewanense contains:
- a CDS encoding DUF1003 domain-containing protein — translated: MDAQKPKMTTPRLHTDRHTPQLIPHRLLRDSQVHHPAVVEEAKRRSERLHLRLADRITAFAGSMSFVWIHAVLFAVWIAALEKYSWPILALVVSLEAIFLSTFVMIGQNRQAAFQQAQADHDFEAQELELKTNTDLTRQIQVLTEELHRHFIGGAT
- a CDS encoding YoaK family protein, translating into MREGFDSETRLSWILAALAGLIGAVAFTHSAGYFVTFMTGNTERAALAYFRDQPWRAISAVLLLAAFVGGVVVASLCRRHLWVGHPHGPTVLTALSLGAATAVCIATHGWSAMGDLSFAPILFVAFGVGALNTSFVKDGEVSTPLSYVTGTLVKMGQGIERHISGGSAAAWLGYLLLYISFIVGAAIGGSISLVANGSQMLAIATIVCALTAGYTFFHSDRRALLKESAGRHPSRHSSPRMIRKKSS